Proteins encoded within one genomic window of Cyanobacteria bacterium GSL.Bin1:
- a CDS encoding DUF2157 domain-containing protein, giving the protein MASEKFRQQLRKEAEKWQAEGLIDPSVFHRLAQRYQFHTLEADRQSRFIIILFGLGGLLLGLGLITLVAANWQGWSRGVRVGLLLSLFIAVNSAGFWGWHSPQQRWQRLGKGLLLCGALLLGANLGLMSQMFHQSGAVYELYFVWGIGVLAMAYGLQLTWLAILAIGLIGVGYWWGLPNLFDPGETMRLSVVMQYVPLLAMVLYLPLAELCQSQWVLVWGVVAVVSAFEVSVIRELSTIAPSFLAGGVVTAAIALPPLLLWAYYPRRIDIRLQFHAVTSRLAILFLAAVCYLFSFHYIWRDLNVGRNEEAVLSHPAVFGQLIVFTSLTIYQWWRLGQRRNRGWRLAFNSTLVAVTSVLTGLGVGSAVAGFSLFNVVWLPTVIYNALLFFLAIALIRQGLNQEIRLQFWAGLLFLSLQIFSRMLEYQTGLVFKSVIFFLCGLAIVVAGLWFERYLQQE; this is encoded by the coding sequence ATGGCTTCTGAGAAATTTCGCCAGCAATTAAGAAAAGAAGCAGAAAAGTGGCAAGCAGAGGGGTTAATTGATCCCTCTGTTTTTCACCGATTAGCCCAACGTTATCAGTTTCATACTCTCGAAGCGGATCGTCAGAGTCGCTTTATCATTATTTTATTTGGTTTGGGCGGATTGCTTCTCGGCTTAGGTTTAATTACCCTAGTGGCTGCCAACTGGCAAGGTTGGTCGCGAGGAGTGCGAGTAGGATTGCTCTTAAGTCTCTTTATTGCCGTCAATAGTGCTGGCTTTTGGGGATGGCACTCTCCGCAACAGCGGTGGCAACGATTGGGAAAAGGACTGCTTTTATGCGGTGCTTTGCTTCTTGGGGCAAATTTAGGGTTAATGTCCCAAATGTTTCACCAAAGTGGCGCCGTTTATGAACTGTATTTTGTTTGGGGAATAGGTGTCTTAGCCATGGCTTATGGGTTACAGCTGACTTGGCTGGCAATTCTTGCCATTGGGTTGATCGGAGTGGGGTATTGGTGGGGACTTCCTAATCTGTTTGATCCGGGAGAGACGATGCGATTGTCGGTTGTTATGCAATATGTTCCCTTACTGGCAATGGTCCTCTATCTTCCTCTAGCTGAATTGTGTCAATCACAATGGGTGTTAGTTTGGGGAGTGGTAGCAGTGGTTTCCGCCTTTGAAGTGAGTGTGATTCGGGAATTATCAACGATCGCGCCTTCTTTTCTAGCCGGAGGAGTGGTTACTGCCGCGATCGCGCTGCCTCCTTTATTATTATGGGCCTACTATCCCCGACGAATCGACATTCGACTCCAATTTCACGCAGTTACCTCTCGTCTGGCCATCTTGTTTCTTGCTGCTGTCTGTTACTTGTTTTCCTTTCACTATATCTGGCGTGATTTGAATGTGGGTCGCAACGAGGAAGCAGTGCTCTCTCATCCGGCTGTTTTCGGACAACTGATCGTCTTTACCAGCCTCACGATTTATCAGTGGTGGCGTTTGGGTCAGAGAAGAAATCGAGGGTGGCGATTGGCGTTCAACAGTACACTGGTTGCGGTTACGAGTGTCTTAACTGGCTTAGGAGTCGGCAGTGCCGTGGCAGGATTCAGCCTTTTCAATGTCGTGTGGTTGCCCACTGTCATCTATAATGCTCTGCTCTTTTTTCTCGCGATCGCGCTGATTCGACAAGGGCTCAATCAAGAGATTCGTCTCCAGTTCTGGGCCGGTTTATTATTTTTGAGTTTACAAATTTTCTCCCGGATGTTGGAGTATCAAACCGGCTTAGTCTTCAAGTCGGTCATTTTCTTTCTCTGTGGTCTCGCCATTGTTGTTGCCGGCTTATGGTTTGAACGCTATCTCCAACAAGAATGA